A section of the Scleropages formosus chromosome 12, fSclFor1.1, whole genome shotgun sequence genome encodes:
- the ttc21b gene encoding tetratricopeptide repeat protein 21B produces the protein MADLEDDEFMLALINYYCQEKYFNHIFNTASEAQRKLGNDPIFTFYRAYGILMQNRIQEAIHELESIKDGRDVSLCTMMALVYAHKKCQNPDREAIQELDARVKEDRKGASPKGLYYAGLFLWHLGRNDKAREYIERMIKISGGVKEGIILKGWIDLTCNKDAYAKKAGKYFDEALKEKADIFALMGKAQYCEFRQNYSGALETINQVIVSFPRFLPAFIKKMKLLLMLQDWEQTVDAAQRLLQKEKNNLEALRMLALHSLCREGDISESINHLTNLVSNLEVHEPDTPELFYRMSLAFTRVCGRNEKILQQTHTMVDRAFSRSSGDSELATELGFQFVLQGRIKEAIKWYKTAMTLDETSISALIGIIRCQLIEGHLEDAEQQLEFLTEIQQSIGKSGELLYLRAVLAAKKNKSVEEVSALLNDAVDTHFSGLHGLPLGLQYFEKLNPDFLLEIVKEYLALCPTKPPAPGQPPSPQLQHSASVLEAVVKTVPGLLQAVYLMAKVKFLSGDIESAQSSLQHCLDQNPSHVEAHLLMAQIYLLQGNFRLSSQSLELCLSYNFEIREHPLYHLIKAQAQKKMGELQEAIQTLQMALSLPGVRRAAGSAKSKNKRVELSSADCVSVYLELAEAHWLNGEQHEAAKVMQDAINEFTGTSEELRVTIANSDLALLRGDTELALNMLRNVTPEQPYYIQAKEKMADIYLNHRKEKRLYASCYRDLVERLPSPHTYLLLGDAYMNIQEPEKAIEIYEQALKKNPTDGAVASKIGKALVKTHNYIKAINYYEAALKSGQQNFLRYDLAELLLKLHQYERCERLLHEALKHDTVNELPSLTEDCRYLVLLAKIQSKVDKNEEALLSLQRARDVQARVLKRVQLEQPDAVPAQKKLAAEICSEIAKHYTCQRDYEKAIKFYKEALVYCESDSKLMLELARLYLKQDDVDACQQQCSALLKSDQVNEAATVMMADLMFRKQDYEQAVFHFQQLLERKPDNYPTLSRLIDLLRRTGKLEEVPRFLEMAEKHFSRAKFDPGFNYCKGLYLWYTGEPNDGLRHFNKARKDNDWGQNAVYNMIEICLNPDNETMGGEVFENLDGDMGNSTEKQESEQLAVRTAEKLLRELKPQTPDGHVQLRIMENYCLLATKQKANVEKALNVFTEIVNNEKDHVPALLGMATAYMILKQTPRARNQLKRIAKMSWNVIDADEFEKSWLLLADIYIQSGKYDMAGDLLKRCLHHNKSCCKAYEYMGYIMEKEQAYRDAAVNYEMAWKYGNQTNPTIGYKLAFNYLKGKRHVDAIDVCHKVLDAHPNYPRMRKDILDKARAALRS, from the exons ATGGCAGACTTAGAGGATGATGAGTTTATGTTG GCCTTGATCAATTACTATTGCCAGGAGAAGTATTTCAATCACATATTCAACACTGCAAGTGAGGCTCAAAGAAAACTCGGCAATGAccccattttcactttttaccgCGCTTATGGCATTCTCATGCAAA ACAGAATACAGGAAGCTATTCATGAGCTGGAATCAATAAAAGACGGTCGAGATGTGTCACTGTGCACAATGATGGCGCTTGTTTATGCCCACAAAAAATGCCAAAACCCAG ATCGGGAAGCCATTCAGGAGCTTGATGCCAGGGTGAAGGAGGACCGGAAGGGTGCTAGCCCCAAGGGCCTTTACTATGCCGGCCTGTTCCTCTGGCATCTGGGCCGCAACGACAAAGCCAGGGAGTACATTGAGAGGATGATAAAGATCTCCGGTGGTGTAAAAGAG GGGATAATCCTGAAAGGCTGGATTGATCTGACATGTAATAAGGATGCGTACGCCAAGAAAGCTGGGAAATACTTTGATGAGGCTCTGAAGGAGAAAGCTGACATCTTTGCTCTCATGGGAAAG GCACAGTATTGTGAGTTCCGCCAGAATTACTCTGGAGCTTTGGAGACCATCAACCAGGTGATTGTGAGTTTCCCACGCTTCCTGCCTGCCTTCATTAAGAAGATGAAGCTTCTTCTCATGCTTCAGGACTGGGAGCAGACTGTAGACGCAGCACAGAG GCTGCTGCAGAAGGAGAAGAACAATCTGGAAGCTCTTAGAATGCTGGCCCTTCATTCCTTGTGCCGAGAAGGAGACATCAGTGAG tCCATCAACCATCTCACCAATCTTGTGAGCAACCTGGAAGTACATGAGCCTGACACTCCAGAACTCTTCTACAGGATGTCATTAGCTTTTACCCGAGTG TGTGGGAGAAATGAGAAGATCCTCCAGCAGACCCACACCATGGTAGACAGAGCTTTCTCGCGTTCTTCGGGGGACTCTGAACTGGCTACAGAGTTGGGCTTCCAGTTTGTCCTACAGGGCAGGATCAAGGAAGCCATCAAGTGGTACAAGACGGCCATGACTCTCGATGAAACGAGCATCTCGGCACTGATTG GCATTATCAGGTGTCAGCTCATTGAGGGGCACCTGGAAGATGCAGAGCAACAGCTCGAGTTTCTCACAGAGATCCAGCAGTCCATTGGAAAGTCAGGG GAGCTGCTGTACCTGCGTGCGGTTCTGGCCGCAAAAAAGAACAAGTCGGTGGAGGAGGTGAGCGCCCTTCTGAACGACGCTGTGGACACACACTTCTCCGGCCTGCATGGTTTACCACTTGGGCTGCAGTACTTTGAGAAGCTTAATCCTGACTTCCTGCTGGAGATCGTCAAGGAGTACCTCGCCCTGTGTCCCACCAAA CCACCTGCCCCGGGCCAGCCTCCATCTCCCCAGCTCCAACACAGCGCTTCAGTGCTTGAGGCTGTAGTGAAGACCGTCCCAGGACTCCTGCAGGCGGTTTACCTAATGGCTAAAGTTAAGTTCCTCTCAG GTGACATTGAGTCTGCTCAGAGCAGTTTGCAGCACTGCCTGGACCAGAACCCATCTCATGTTGAGGCCCACCTTCTTATGGCCCAGATCTACCTCCTGCAGGGCAATTTCAGACTCTCTTCTCAGTCTCTGGAACTCTGTCTCAGCTACAACTTTGAG ATTCGGGAGCATCCCCTGTACCACCTGATCAAGGCCCAGGCACAGAAGAAGATGGGGGAGCTGCAGGAAGCCATCCAGACCTTGCAGATGGCCCTGAGCTTGCCAGGAGTGCGGCGAGCAGCAGGCTCTGCCAAGTCCAAGAACAAACGGGTAGAGCTGAGTTCTGCTGACTGTGTGTCCGTCTACCTGGAGCTCGCAGAGGCCCACTGGCTCAACGGAGAGCAG CACGAGGCTGCCAAAGTAATGCAGGACGCCATCAATGAGTTCACGGGCACTTCCGAAGAGCTGCGGGTGACAATCGCCAATTCCGATTTGGCTCTGTTGCGAGGGGACACTGAGCTGGCCTTGAACATGCTCAGAAACGTCACCCCAGAGCAACCCTACTATATTCAGGCCAAGGAGAAGATGGCTGACATCTACCTAAACCACAGGAAGGAGAAGCGCCTCTATGCTAGCTGCTACAG AGACTTGGTGGAAAGGTTGCCCAGTCCCCACACTTATCTTTTGCTGGGTGATGCCTATATGAATATCCAAGAG CCTGAAAAAGCTATTGAGATCTATGAACAGGCTCTGAAGAAAAACCCTACGGATGGAGCGGTTGCCAGCAAGATTGGTAAAGCTCTTGTCAAGACGCACAATTACATTAAG gcaATAAATTACTATGAAGCTGCTCTCAAGAGCGGCCAGCAGAACTTCCTGCGCTACGACCTGGCAGAGCTGCTACTGAAGCTGCATCAGTATGAGCGATGTGAGAGGCTTCTGCACGAGGCTTTGAAACACGACACAG TGAATGAGCTTCCGTCGTTGACAGAAGACTGCCGCTATCTGGTTCTGCTGGCGAAAATCCAAAGTAAAGTGGATAAGAATGAGGAGGCTCTGCTGTCCTTACAGAGG GCTCGGGACGTGCAGGCCAGGGTCCTGAAGCGAGTCCAGCTGGAGCAGCCTGATGCTGTACCAGCACAGAAGAAGCTCGCTGCTGAGATCTGCTCTGAGATTGCTAAGCATTACACGTGCCAGAGAGACTATGAAAAGGCCATCAAATTCTACAAGGAGGCCCTTGTTTATTGCGAGAGCGACAGCAAG CTGATGCTAGAGCTGGCCCGGTTATATCTCAAGCAAGATGATGTTGACGCctgccagcagcagtgcagtgcGTTGCTGAAGAGCGACCAAGTTAATGAAGCTGCAACCGTG ATGATGGCAGACCTGATGTTCAGAAAGCAGGACTACGAGCAAGCCGTTTTCCACTTTCAACAGCTGCTGGAACGTAAACCAG ACAACTACCCAACGCTGTCACGTCTAATCGACCTGTTGAGGAGAACAGGAAAGCTGGAGGAAGTTCCGAGGTTTCTGGAGATGgcagaaaagcatttttcacGGGCTAAATTTGACCCTGGATTTAACTACTGCAAAGGACTTTATTTGTG GTACACAGGGGAACCCAACGATGGATTACGGCACTTCAACAAGGCACGGAAAGACAACGATTGGGGTCAGAATGCTGTGTACAACATGATAGAAATCTGCCTGAATCCGGATAATGAAACCATGGGAGGAGAGGTGTTTGAGAACCTTGATGGTGACATGGG AAACTCCACTGAGAAGCAGGAGTCAGAACAGCTGGCAGTGCGGACGGCGGAGAAACTCCTGAGAGAACTGAAACCGCAGACCCCCGATGGACACGTTCAGCTGAGGATCATGGAGAACTACTGCTTGCTAGCTACTAAGCAGAAGGCCAACGTGGAGAAAGCACTTAATGTTTTCACTGAGATTGTAAACAATGAG AAAGATCACGTGCCCGCTCTGTTGGGAATGGCCACAGCTTACATGATCCTCAAGCAAACCCCACGAGCCCGCAATCAGCTGAAACGCATCGCAAAAATGAGCTGGAACGTCATTGATGCCGACGAGTTCGAGAAGAGCTGGCTACTCCTGGCTGACATCTACATTCAGTCCGGAAAGTACGACATGGCTGGAGACCTCCTGAAACGGTGTCTCCATCATAATAAG TCTTGCTGTAAAGCATATGAATACATGGGTTATATTATGGAGAAGGAGCAGGCATACAGAGACGCAGCAGTGAACTATGAAATGGCTTGGAAGTATGGGAATCAAACCAACCCTACCATTG GATACAAGCTGGCGTTCAATTACCTGAAAGGAAAGAGACATGTTGATGCTATTGATGTATGCCACAAG GTTCTGGATGCGCATCCTAATTATCCAAGGATGAGGAAGGACATTCTGGACAAGGCCCGAGCAGCACTGAGATCATAG